A genomic segment from Malaclemys terrapin pileata isolate rMalTer1 chromosome 1, rMalTer1.hap1, whole genome shotgun sequence encodes:
- the LOC128830536 gene encoding cystatin-B-like, translated as MSSEVCGGWSETLPCLHIQEIANKVKPQLEEKDKKPYPVFVAIQYRTQLVAGTNYLIKVSVSNSNDECVHLRVFQSLPYKKEEPSLTRYETGKTRDDPLEPF; from the exons ATGTCATCAGAAGTTTGTGGAGGATGGTCGGAGACCTTGCCTTGCCTACATATCCAAGAAATTGCTAACAAG GTGAAGCCACAGCTGGAAGAGAAAGACAAGAAGCCGTATCCAGTCTTTGTAGCCATACAATATAGAACTCAGTTGGTTGCTGGAACAAACTACTTAATTAAG GTCTCTGTCAGCAACAGCAATGATGAGTGTGTACACTTGAGGGTGTTCCAAAGCCTTCCGTATAAGAAAGAGGAGCCCAGTCTTACCCGCTACGAGACTGGCAAAACCAGAGATGATCCATTGGAGCCATTTTGA